A part of Aspergillus flavus chromosome 5, complete sequence genomic DNA contains:
- a CDS encoding ASST-domain-containing protein: protein MIFPIVALLQLVLTAFAQSSADDDLMSFVTLPGVRALKYEVYYKDRDRVSPGYWFVAPYGKIDPEPASQQYKPYQIGPYIYDGDGMLIWAGSPMFDNRNIFDFKAVHSIGDKPHLSLVWQIAYDHSDNGYGVILDNAYDIKKKIPMPDEYGAFDIHEFNILDDGKTAMAITYREHEIALDTMDRPGEHTHVLSGGFVKIDLNSEKINYAWDGVDKVALSESVTVNKETPPVGPPGWDYVHINSIDKNDDGDYIISYRFTNTIYMISGQDGNIMWRLGGQYTDFEQDFTFSKQHDAKFIESNGTHHVISLLNNASDEISNDEDVSSALFIELDTSASPKTAKVIRRHNRPDGGLTRLRGNTQLLPNNNVFVGWSERGYISEFSPEGDTLLNANFVSSRYSTYRAYKFEFTGRPSAPPDLVASVWGTDQTDLSTTFYVSWNGATGIAGWNFYARAAKNGHPILIGNATKTDFETMFIARGYLDWVTAEAVDHEGRVLGTSRVQRSKIPDNWAAAGFRGDLKTLKPDDPKAPKSNGGKQTTADAEADNKNNNNLQSPRPADAEVKEIAQLAHETYDLVRNVSGVFVLIVLCGIVSGIAASIYLCFRRRITQPYKHVPSDDIPEEEIRLHSVE, encoded by the exons ATGATTTTCCCCATTGTTGCACTGCTCCAATTGGTGCTTACGGCATTTGCACAATCTAGCGCCGATGACGACTTAATGTCCTTTGTGACG CTCCCGGGTGTCAGGGCGTTAAAATATGAAGTGTACTACAAGGACCGCGATCGCGTCAGTCCGGGCTACTGGTTCGTCGCGCCTTATGGGAAAATCGACCCGGAACCTGCGTCGCAACAATACAAGCCATACCAGATCGGACCCTATATTTATGATGGCGATGGG ATGCTCATCTGGGCTGGCTCGCCCATGTTTGATAACCGCAACATCTTCGATTTCAAGGCTGTCCACAGCATTGGTGACAAACCACACCTCTCGTTGGTCTGGCAAATCGCCTACGATCACTCCGACAATGGATATGGCGTTATACTAGACAATGCGTATGACATCAAAAAGAAGATTCCAATGCCGGACGAGTACGGCGCCTTTGATATACACGAGTTCAACATCCTCGACGATGGCAAAACGGCTATGGCCATCACCTACCGAGAACATGAAATCGCCCTGGACACGATGGATCGTCCTGGTGAGCATACGCATGTTTTGTCGGGCGGGTTTGTCAAGATAGATTTAAACTCggaaaagattaattatgCTTGGGATGGCGTCGACAAAGTTGCCCTGAGTGAATCCGTCACTGTCAATAAGGAAACCCCTCCTGTAGGGCCACCAGGATGGGATTATGTCCACATTAATTCAATCGACAAGAACGACGATGGTGACTACATCATCTCTTATCGGTTCACCAACACGATTTACATGATTTCCGGCCAGGATGGGAATATTATGTGGAGGCTGGGCGGACAGTACACTGACTTTGAACAAGACTTCACATTCTCCAAACAGCACGATGCGAAGTTCATTGAGTCTAATGGCACACACCATGTTATCTCGCTCCTGAACAATGCCTCTGATGAAATCAGCAATGACGAGGATGTATCATCGGCTCTTTTCATCGAGCTGGATACCAGTGCATCTCCCAAGACTGCTAAAGTCATCCGACGCCATAACCGCCCCGATGGTGGTCTTACCCGACTCCGTGGCAACACTCAGCTACTCCCGAATAACAACGTGTTTGTTGGATGGAGTGAAAGGGGCTATATCTCTGAGTTCTCACCTGAAGGCGACACTTTGCTAAATGCGAACTTCGTTTCCTCGCGTTACTCGACCTATCGTGCATACAAATTTGAGTTCACAGGCCGCCCCAGTGCGCCTCCTGATCTGGTTGCCTCTGTATGGGGTACGGATCAGACAGATCTCTCGACGACTTTCTATGTCAGTTGGAATGGTGCCACCGGCATCGCCGGGTGGAACTTCTACGCGCGGGCTGCGAAGAATGGCCACCCTATCCTTATCGGAAACGCTACCAAGACGGATTTTGAGACGATGTTCATCGCCCGTGGGTACCTGGACTGGGTGACCGCCGAAGCGGTTGACCACGAAGGCCGGGTCCTGGGCACTTCTCGGGTCCAGAGAAGCAAGATCCCTGATAACTGGGCCGCGGCTGGATTCAGGGGCGATCTCAAGACCCTTAAACCGGATGACCCCAAGGCCCCCAAGTCGAACGGTGGTAAGCAAACAACTGCTGACGCAGAGGCCGATaacaaaaacaacaacaacttgCAATCCCCGCGCCCGGCTGATGCAGAAGTGAAGGAGATCGCTCAGCTGGCACATGAAACGTACGATCTCGTTCGAAACGTCAGTGGTGTTTTCGTCCTCATCGTACTTTGCGGTATAGTGAGTGGTATCGCAGCCAGCATCTATCTCTGTTTCCGGCGTCGGATAACACAGCCTTACAAACATGTCCCATCGGATGACATACCAGAGGAGGAAATCCGCCTCCATTCTGTTGAGTGA
- a CDS encoding dynein light intermediate chain-domain-containing protein yields MFTSSHNPGPKLGSGNNSRPSSKDGPKKNIWSSMLDSVANGKRLPEKNLLILGGTPESQREFLDTLSADTSDPSLPNDRRKGRLPPVANQFALGYTYQDVLDADQEDTLARVSAYLLSEPSLSFAPLLKPLLTAQSVPETLVVILLDWSDPWTWVRRLREWVRLLRHVLISLDDETKIVMEETMTEWRDRKRGMDPSSTGAQGLTSSGGPVTIPLGPGEWDEGLGIPMCVVCQGADKIEKLEKDHGWHEEEFDFILQFMRTILLKHGASLIYTTPFLVNSLQSLLHSSLGIHSLLKRQSLKHNVIDRDKILVPSNWDSWGKIRIIREGFDMEGVSTAWSIEIQDPPEPLSGSSMDDDKPQGENAAGLDDGTSAVAIFEQTIKDPKRDASMTHPGSQHSKSKVEVDTSDMQSFLTKQLEVLEQLKIEDEKDRTAKPVPQLEMSPLDDNGRVNEHIGPVQFNMGGIQVDADDMLRKLKEREANRSQRKDTLSAPPGEKSHNQALANFFAGLVKKPGGSPRGSPSA; encoded by the exons ATGTTCACTTCAAGTCATAATCCTGGGCCCAAGCTCGGGTCGGGAAACAACAGTCGACCCTCGAGCAAAGATGGCCCAAAGAAGAATATCTGGTCTTCTATGTTAGATAGCGTCGCCAACGGAAAGCGCTTGCCGGAAAAGAATCTTCTTATCCTAG GAGGCACCCCAGAGAGCCAAAGAGAGTTTTTAGACACACTGTCTGCGGACACATCAGATCCCAGCTTGCCAAACGACAGGAGGAAGGGAAGGTTACCCCCGGTTGCCAATCAGTTTGCTTTGGGATACACCTACCAAGATGTTCTAGACGCTGACCAAGAAG ACACTTTGGCGCGTGTCTCTGCCTATCTACTTTCCGAACCCTCCCTATCTTTTGCGCCCCTCCTCAAACCGCTTTTGACCGCCCAATCTGTCCCGGAGACGCTGGTCGTGATCCTGCTAGACTGGTCAGACCCTTGGACATGGGTCCGGCGGCTAAGAGAATGGGTCCGCCTTTTGCGACATGTACTCATTTCTCTAGATGACGAGACAAAAATCGTAATGGAAGAAACTATGACAGAGTGGAGGGATCGAAAGAGGGGCATGGACCCCAGTTCAACAGGGGCACAAGGGCTGACCAGCTCGGGTGGCCCGGTGACGATACCTTTGGGGCCCGGCGAGTGGGACGAGGGGCTGGGAATTCCTATGTGTGTGGTCTGTCAGGGA GCTGATAAGATCGAGAAACTGGAGAAGGACCATGGCTGGCACGAGGAGGAATTCGATTTCATTCTGCAGTTCATGAGAACAATTCTTCTCAAAC ATGGCGCATCACTTATCTATACTACACCTTTTCTGGTCAACTCGCTTCAGAGCTTATTACATTCGTCGCTCGGTATACACTCGCTCCTAAAGAGACAGTCCCTCAAGCACAACGTGATTGATCGCGACAAGATCCTAGTACCTTCAAACTGGGACTCGTGGGGCAAGATTCGAATTATTAGGGAAGGTTTTGATATGGAAGGAGTCTCAACAGCATGGTCGATCGAGATTCAGGATCCGCCAGAGCCACTCTCTGGTTCGTCGATGGATGATGATAAGCCTCAAGGCGAAAATGCAGCCGGTCTGGATGATGGAACAAGCGCCGTGGCTATCTTCGAACAAACGATCAAAGACCCCAAACGAGATGCATCCATGACGCATCCTGGCAGTCAACATAGCAAAAGCAAGGTTGAGGTCGACACATCGGACATGCAAAGCTTCTTAACAAAACAGTTGGAGGTCCTAGAACAGTTGAAAattgaagatgagaaagatcGCACAGCTAAACCAGTGCCCCAGCTTGAGATGTCACCGCTAGACGATAATGGCCGAGTGAATGAGCACATCGGGCCTGTCCAATTCAATATGGGCGGAATTCAGGTGGATGCTGATGATATGTTAAGGAAACTCAAG GAGAGAGAGGCCAACCGATCCCAGAGAAAGGATACCCTTTCAGCACCCCCTGGCGAGAAATCGCACAACCAAGCACTGGCAAACTTCTTTGCGGGCTTGGTCAAGAAGCCTGGCGGAAGCCCTCGCGGGAGCCCATCGGCATAG
- a CDS encoding WD40-repeat-containing domain protein, with translation MNTRQVIDESVGPFSLSATFNNDNSCFSVGLDTGFCVFNADPCELKVSRDFNAGIGVAVMLGQTNYLAIVGGGRQPKFPQNKLAIWDDAKQKAVITLEFRTSVLGVRLSKSRIVVALLNSIHIFAFSNPPQKLSVFETTDNPMGLACLGQKLLAFPGRSPGQVQLVELETGNVSIIPAHSSPLRAMTLSPDGEVLATASEMGTLVRVFSTSNCTKMAELRRGVDQAVIFSLAISPSNNLLAVTSDKSTLHVFDLPHPLNPSHRNPLASPPSEEGTNQKWGILGKIPLLPRVFSDVYSFASAPFEIGDESAPGSHYVPPLGTSFGRPLKGVIGWPDDQTILVLGSGRDGRWEKFTLREGGDGKRYCMREGWKRYLGGG, from the exons ATGAATACCCGTCAGGTTATTGATGAATCCGTGGGGCCATTTTCCCTTTCCGCGACCTTTAATAATGACAACAGCTGTTTTTCTGTTGGCCTTGATACGGGATTCTGTG TCTTTAATGCCGACCCTTGTGAGCTGAAAGTATCAAGAG ACTTCAATGCAGGCATCGGTGTCGCGGTGATGCTAGGCCAGACAAACTACTTAGCCATCGTCGGTGGAGGAAGGCAACCTAAGTTTCCCCAAAACAAG CTGGCTATCTGGGATGATGCAAAACAGAAGGCGGTCATTACTCTAGAGTTCCGCACCTCTGTACTGGGTGTCCGGTTGTCAAAGTCGCGAATTGTCGTCGCTTTACTGAATAGCATCCACATCTTCGCATTTTCAAATCCGCCGCAAAAGCTGTCTGTTTTTGAAACAACAGATAACCCGATGGGTCTAGCCTGCTTAGGGCAGAAGCTACTTGCTTTTCCTGGACGATCTCCTGGGCAAGTCCAATTAGTTGAGCTAGAAACAGGGAACGTCAGCATCATACCTGCACACAGCTCACCACTACGTGCTATGACGCTGAGCCCGGATGGAGAGGTGCTGGCAACAGCGAGTGAAATG GGGACTCTGGTACGGGTATTCTCCACCAGCAATTGCACGAAAATGGCTGAACTACGGCGGGGAGTCGATCAGGCAGTGATATTCTCTCTTGCCATCTCGCCTTCGAACAATTTATTGGCCGTAACATCGGACAAGTCTACTTTACATGTCTTTGATCTCCCTCACCCACTCAACCCTTCGCATCGCAATCCACTAGCATCCCCACCATCGGAAGAGGGAACGAACCAGAAATGGGGCATCCTAGGGAAAATCCCGCTGCTTCCCAGGGTTTTCTCTGATGTTTACTCTTTTGCAAGTGCTCCTTTTGAGATTGGTGACGAATCGGCACCAGGTTCTCATTATGTGCCACCTCTTGGAACCTCATTTGGGAGACCTCTTAAAGGTGTGATAGGATGGCCCGACGACCAAACAATTCTCGTTCTTGGATCAGGTAGGGACGGACGCTGGGAGAAGTTCACCCTTCGTGAAGGCGGCGATGGAAAGCGCTACTGTATGAGGGAAGGCTGGAAAAGGTACTTGGGAGGTGGTTGA
- a CDS encoding septin spn3, translated as MSSMSYKQIKLRRKKNVKKGIQFCLMVCGASGTGRTTFVNTLCGKQVLEGKDADDAANAHVEEGVRIKPVTVELELDDEGTRISLTIVDTPGFGDQIDNEASFGEIVGYLERQYDDILAEESRIKRNPRFRDNRVHVLLYFITPTGHGLRELDIELMKRLSPRVNVIPVIGKADSLTPAELAESKKLIMEDIEHYRIPVYNFPYDIEEDDEDTVEENAELRGLMPFAIVGSDDFVEIDGRKVRARQYPWGVVEVENPRHSDFLAIRSALLHSHLADLKEITHDFLYENYRTEKLSKSVDGATPTQDSSMNPEDLASQSVRLKEEQLRREEEKLREIELRVQREIAEKRQELLARESQLREIEARMARESSSQDVANGDA; from the exons ATGAGTTCAATGTCCTATAAACAGATCAAGCTGCGTCgcaagaagaatgtcaaGAAGGGTATCCAGTTCTGTTTGATGGTCTGTGGTGCCAGCGGAACTG GCCGTACTACATTTGTCAACACCCTTTGTGGAAAGCAAGTTCTGGAGGGCAAGGACGCCGACGATGCTGCCAATGCTCATGTTGAGGAGGGTGTCCGCATCAAGCCAGTTACAGTCG AACTTGAATTGGATGACGAAGGCACCCGAATCTCTCTCACTATTGTCGACACTCCCGGTTTCGGTGATCAGATTGATAATGAAGCAAG CTTTGGTGAGATTGTTGGATACCTTGAGCGCCAGTacgatgatatccttgccgAAGAATCACGAATCAAGCGAAACCCCCGCTTCAGGGACAACCGTGTCCACGTCCTTTTGTACTTCATCACACCCACTGGCCATGGCCTCCGTGAGCTGGATATCGAATTGATGAAGCGTCTTTCGCCTCGTGTCAACGTCATTCCCGTCATTGGAAAGGCTGACTCCCTCACTCCTGCAGAACTGGCCGAGTCCAAGAAGCTGATCATGGAGGATATCGAGCATTACCGCATCCCCGTCTATAACTTCCCTTACGACAttgaggaggatgacgaggataccGTGGAAGAGAACGCTGAACTACGTGGGCTTATGCCGTTTGCCATCGTTGGCTCTGATGACTTCGTGGAAATCGATGGCCGGAAAGTACGAGCCAGGCAATATCCTTGGGGAGTTGTTGAGGTTGAAAACCCTCGCCACTCTGATTTCTTGGCCATCCGAAGTGCTCTTCTTCACAGCCACCTTGCGGATCTGAAGGAGATCACCCATGACTTCCTTTATGAAAACTATCGTACCGAGAAGCTCAGTAAGAGCGTTGACGGTGCCACTCC TACCCAAGATTCGTCGATGAACCCAGAAGACCTAGCATCCCAGTCCGTCCGCCTGAAGGAGGAACAACTCCGTcgtgaggaggagaaactCCGCGAGATCGAACTCCGGGTGCAGCGTGAGATTGCTGAGAAGCGCCAGGAATTGTTGGCTCGTGAGAGCCAGCTGAGGGAGATCGAGGCTCGTATGGCACGCGAGTCCAGCAGCCAGGACGTCGCCAATGGTGATGCTTAA
- a CDS encoding putative Rho guanyl nucleotide exchange factor (RhoGEF GTPase), which yields MADLGGHQGRNYRPYGHPSSFQRDAAFSEIFGGAPPPGRSQTMTSQTPQFSQDRAHTMSSHVPHPQMQRDPPPPTRQVPNGHPAGAPNGYYQAYPGSATMTSHSSQNAPRPYPGRFAYPQPQRLDSRQSPGPQYPDAKGYSRPMPPPALNSDAYRSRSMARMGGPPLYHPPPSSFNHTSASAFRQQPYNAAAPMTAQGRVVPERHGNERAMSLTSYSADRPDYNKTTSTGRVIPARRQPSGSSQPPFSRPDMDPAAVHNVDGRPRPPSDGSTTSRSMSMASTVPDRTMSMQSQAPPKPAGQPTLVASNSRRSKVPLVYPALLSRVADAFREKIVLAKREKNGVTYHYAFSGADAVDLISYIIKTNDRNLALLLGRALDAQKFFHDVTYDHRLRDSPGEVYEFNDFKETMGEEAPSSEVNGVFTLLTECYSPTCNRDSLCYSIACPRRLEQQARLNLKPQPGLRSSASKGSLHGDDDDNDNQKLWINMVPKEVSDSIDDREKKRQEIIFEIMYTERDFVKDLEYLRDFWIRPLRSAGNKNISPIPEHRREKFIRTVFGNCLDVLAVNGGLAEALNARQKESHVVKTVGDIFLQHVPRFDPFIKYGANQLYGKYEFEKEKASNPDFARFVEETERLKESRKLELNGYLTKPTTRLARYPLLLEQVVKNTADDNPDKEDIPKAIKLIKDFLSRVNTESGRAENHFNLVQLNGALKFGPGDYVNLKLTEENRQMLTKMAFRKTPTDTSEVTAYLFDHAVLLVRIKTVNKREEYRVYRKPIPLELLVIAQMDEVIPRAGIAKRPSSSLLPNKATANPPNTKDGLPITFRHLGKGGYEQTLYATNPTQRRKFIELVDEQQRKLRERNSNFYNKTVLCENFFTSINRVNCLVPVDGGRKLVYGTDSGIYLSERWPKDKSAKPRRVLDVSQVTQIDTLEEYQLLLVLANKTLSSYPMEALEIGEGQNTVAKRPKKIQGHANFFKAGIGLGRHLVCSVKTSALSTTIKVYEPMDNLGKGKKKYKMFQSGQDTLKPFKEYYIPAESSSIHFLRSTLCVGCARGFEVVSLETTETQSLLDQADTSLDFVARKENVKPIHIERMNGEFLLNYSDFSFFVNRNGWRARPDWRISWEGNPNAFALSDPYILAFEPNFIEIRHIETSELIHIMTAKNIRMLHASTREILYAYEDEAGEDVVASLDFGKPQRS from the exons TTGGTGGGGCACCACCACCTGGCCGCTCTCAGACAATGACTTCACAAACTCCTCAATTTTCTCAAGACAGGGCTCACACTATGTCATCCCACGTGCCGCACCCCCAGATGCAGAGagatccaccaccaccgacaCGCCAGGTACCGAATGGACATCCAGCGGGTGCGCCGAACGGATACTATCAAGCGTACCCTGGGTCTGCGACTATGACTTCTCACTCTTCCCAGAATGCTCCGCGACCGTACCCTGGACGCTTCGCTTATCCTCAGCCCCAACGGTTAGACTCAAGGCAGAGCCCAGGACCACAGTATCCGGATGCAAAGGGATACAGCCGGCCGATGCCGCCCCCTGCACTGAATTCAGATGCTTACAGATCAAGGTCAATGGCAAGAATGGGAGGACCACCACTATATCACCCACCACCTAGTAGCTTTAATCATACATCTGCAAGCGCTTTTCGCCAGCAGCCGTACAACGCTGCAGCCCCAATGACCGCACAAGGACGAGTTGTGCCGGAGAGGCATGGAAACGAGCGCGCTATGTCATTGACTTCTTATTCGGCCGATCGCCCGGACTACAACAAAACCACAAGCACAGGAAGAGTAATCCCTGCTCGAAGACAGCCATCGGGCTCTAGCCAGCCGCCTTTTTCTCGACCAGACATGGACCCAGCCGCCGTCCATAATGTCGATGGCAGGCCACGGCCACCGAGTGATGGTTCGACGACCTCACGATCCATGTCGATGGCGTCGACGGTGCCAGATCGAACAATGAGTATGCAAAGTCAGGCACCTCCCAAGCCCGCCGGTCAGCCAACTCTTGTGGCGAGTAACTCCCGTAGAAGCAAGGTGCCATTGGTCTATCCAGCTTTGCTTTCGCGGGTTGCTGATGCCTTCCGCGAGAAAATTGTACTAGCTAAGCGAGAAAAGAACGGGGTTACTTATCATTACGCCTTTTCTGGCGCAGATGCGGTAGACTTGATTAGCTACATCATCAAAACGAACGATCGGAATCTAGCTCTTCTTCTAGGGCGTGCCTTGGATGCGCAGAAATTTTTCCACGATGTGACGTACGACCATCGTCTTCGAGATTCCCCGGGTGAGGTCTATGAATTCAACGATTTCAAAGAAACCATGGGAGAGGAAGCGCCCAGTTCTGAAGTCAACGGAGTTTTCACCCTTCTCACCGAGTGTTACTCACCGACTTGTAATCGCGACAGCCTATGCTACTCAATTGCGTGCCCCAGAAGGCTGGAGCAGCAAGCACGACTGAATCTCAAACCACAGCCGGGCTTGCGGTCGTCTGCGTCTAAAGGAAGTTTACatggagacgatgatgataatgacaATCAGAAGTTATGGATTAACATGGTTCCAAAAGAGGTCTCCGATAGCATCGATGATCGCGAAAAGAAACGACAAGAAATTATCTTCGAGATTATGTACACGGAACGCGATTTTGTCAAGGATTTGGAATATTTGCGAGATTTCTGGATAAGGCCGTTGCGTTCTGCTGGCAACAAAAACATTTCACCCATTCCAGAACACCGACGAGAAAAGTTCATCCGTACAGTATTTGGAAATTGCTTGGACGTCCTGGCAGTCAATGGTGGTTTGGCTGAAGCTCTCAATGCCAGACAGAAGGAAAGCCACGTAGTGAAAACAGTTGGTGATATATTCCTGCAACATGTTCCACGATTCGACCCGTTTATAAAATATGGTGCGAATCAACTCTACGGAAAGTACGAgttcgagaaagagaaggcgTCTAATCCAGACTTCGCGAGGTTTGTGGAAGAAACCGAGCGTCTGAAGGAGTCACGAAAGCTGGAACTGAATGGATACTTGACCAAACCGACCACCCGTCTCGCAAGATATCCACTACTCCTTGAACAGGTTGTGAAAAACACGGCGGATGATAACCCCGACAAAGAAGACATTCCCAAAGCTatcaagctcatcaaggATTTCTTGTCCCGCGTCAACACTGAGAGTGGAAGAGCCGAGAACCATTTCAACCTCGTTCAGCTCAACGGTGCTCTAAAATTCGGTCCTGGTGACTATGTCAACCTGAAACTTACCGAGGAGAACCGCCAGATGCTGACAAAAATGGCATTCCGAAAGACACCTACTGACACCTCCGAGGTCACCGCATACCTTTTTGACCATGCTGTATTACTGGTGAGAATCAAGACTGTGAACAAGCGCGAGGAGTATCGAGTCTATCGGAAGCCGATTCCTCTGGAACTCCTGGTCATTGCGCAGATGGACGAGGTAATACCCAGAGCGGGAATCGCTAAAAGACCCTCATCTAGTCTGCTCCCAAATAAAGCAACCGCGAATCCCCCAAATACGAAAGATGGACTTCCTATCACCTTCCGACATCTTGGAAAAGGCGGTTACGAACAAACTCTTTATGCCACAAACCCCACGCAAAGACGGAAATTCATTGAACTAGTGGACGAACAGCAAAGAAAATTGAGGGAGCGGAACAGCAACTTCTACAACAAGACCGTTCTCTGTGAGAATTTCTTCACGTCAATCAACCGGGTAAATTGCCTTGTCCCTGTCGACGGTGGTAGAAAACTGGTGTACGGTACCGATAGTGGCATTTATCTCTCGGAGCGTTGGCCAAAGGATAAGTCGGCGAAACCAAGGCGAGTCTTGGATGTCAGTCAGGTAACTCAAATAGACACTCTAGAAGAGTATCAACTACTCTTAGTGTTGGCGAACAAAACCCTTTCCTCTTATCCGATGGAAGCGCTTGAAATAGGAGAGGGCCAGAACACAGTAGCGAAGAGGCCCAAGAAGATTCAAGGCCATGCGAATTTCTTCAAAGCTGGTATTGGACTTGGTCGCCATCTGGTGTGCTCTGTCAAAACTTCTGCTCTATCAACTACTATCAAGGTATACGAGCCCATGGACAACttgggaaagggaaagaaaaagtataAGATGTTCCAGAGTGGTCAAGACACCTTGAAACCCTTCAAG GAATATTATATCCCCGCCGAATCCTCCTCGATTCATTTCCTCCGTTCGACGCTTTGCGTTGGCTGTGCTCGTGGTTTTGAGGTTGTTAGCCTTGAGACGACCGAGACACAGTCTCTCCTAGATCAAGCCGACACTTCCCTAGACTTCGTGGCACGTAAGGAGAACGTTAAGCCCATTCATATCGAACGAATGAATGGCGAATTCCTTCTCAACTACAGTGATTTCTCGTTCTTTGTCAATCGCAATGGCTGGCGTGCTCGTCCGGACTGGAGAATTTCATGGGAAGGCAATCCCAATGCCTTCGCACTCTCTGACCCTTATATCCTTGCTTTTGAACCGAACTTCATAGAAATCAGACACATCGAGACGAGCGAGCTGATCCACATCATGACGGCGAAGAACATTCGCATGCTGCATGCCTCCACAAGAGAG ATTCTGTATGCCTACGAAGACGAAGCAGGTGAAGACGTAGTAGCCAGTTTGGATTTCGGGAAGCCGCAGCGTAGTTGA